GGGTCGACGGGGATCTGCCCCGCGACGAAAAGCATCTTCCCCACCTTAACCGCCTGGGAGTAGGGGCCGATGGGCTTGGGCGCCGCCTCTGTGTAGACAACCTCCTTCATGTGGAGACGGTACGTAGGTGTTTATAACATCACCCGCCTACCCCCACACAGCCTCTCTCTGTAGTAGCCGGCCACCACGTCGGCGAGCTGTATGCCGGGGGTGCGTCTCGAGTCTCTCTCGACGTACCTAAACCCCGGCCTCAAGTCGCCGTGGAGCAATTGGTTGTCCAACACAGCCAGCGCGGCGTCTCTGGCCAGCTCCTCCAGCTCCCGTAGAAATCCCTCGGGGGTTTTGTAGTGAAACGCGGTGTACCGCAACTCGGCTGCTTTCTCTATCAGTGCTATTACGGCCTCTGGATTCCCCCTCCTCTTTACGGCGCGCCACTTCAACTCGCCGCCGATTCTCAACATCCTTTTGATATTGTCGACTAGGTGTCTACCCAGCTCTAGATACGTGGCGCCTCTGCTTGATGCAAATGCCACGGCGCCGAGGGCAACACAGTTGCAGACGTCCTTCAAGCCGCTCTCGTCAATGAAAACAATCACAAAGCTTTTATACAAGAACTTGCTTTTTAACTAGTGAGGCCGGGGGACATGTCCCCCCGGAATGGGGAGGGAATCCCCCGCTGACTTTCCGTGAAGCCGGCGGATATGTCCCCCCGGAATGGGGAGGGAATCCGCCGCCGACTTCCCGAGGCATAAAGCTAATATTTGGAAGTTAACAGTTCTTTATGTTGCCGGAGAGTGTAAAGGTGCCGAAGATCGCTCTGGTGGATAAGGTGTCTCTTCCGGCGAGGAGGACTGCGGTTGTTGTGGTGGATATGCAGAACGACTTTGCCCACCCCAATGGGAGGCTGTTTGCGCCTGCGGCTCGGGACATAATTCCGCGCATCGCGGCGCTTCTGGAGCGGGCTAGGCGGAGCGGGGTGAGGGTGGTGTATACGCAGGATACGCACTACAGAGACGACCCAGTGGAGTTCCCCATCTGGGGTGAGCATGTGGTTAAGGGGAGCTGGGGGTGGCAGATTGTGGATGAGCTCAAGCCGGGGGAGGGAGATGTCGTGGTTGAGAAGATGAGGTACGACGCCTTTTTCGGCACGCCGCTTGACCACGTGCTCCGCATGTACGGCGTGCAGCACCTCGTGGTGACCGGCACCGTGGCTAACATCTGCGTGCTTCACACGGTGGCCAGCGCGAGGCTTAGGCTTTACGATGTGGTTGTGCCCATAGACGCAATCGCGGCCCTCAACGAGTTTGACTACGCCGCGGCTCTGAGGCAGATGGACTTCCTCTACCGGGTGACGCTGACGAAGACGGAGGGGGTGGAATTCATATAGCGTTTTTTCCGCCGTGTCAGATTTAGAGCTAGCCGCGGCGCTGGGGGCGTGGGTTATGTTTGTCACGCTGGTGTTGACTAGGCTTACATACAAGCCGCTGTCGAGGCTGGGGCATATGCGGGCTGTGTATTTCAACAGGAAGATTATACACATGCTGGCCGGCGGGGTTGTGGCTGTTTTAGTGCCGGCGTTCTCCAGCTGGGTGGTGCCCACGCTGTCGGCGCTTGCAATCGCCGTCTTTCTCTACGTCCCCCACAGGGCGGGGAGGCTTTTCTGGTGGTTTCAGGACCCCGGCAACATGTACGAGGTGTCTTTCGCCGTTATGTGGGGCCTCGTGGTGGCTCTGAGCTGGGGTGTGTTGGGCGACTGGAGGCTCGGCGTGGTGCCGGCTCTTTTCATGGCTGTGGGCGACTCGGCCACCGGCATAGTAAGGAACCTCTTGTTCAAGAGGCGGACTAAGCACTGGGTGGGGAACGTGGCGATGGCCGCGGTCTCTGTGCCGATTGGCTGGTACTACCTAGGGCTCCCCGGCGCCTTGGCAGGCCTTCTGGCCAGCGCCGTGGAGAGGTTCGAGTTTCCGCCGGTTGACGACAACGTGCTGGTCCCCCTCTCCTCCTTCCTATTCCTCGCCGTTACCGGCATATTCTACCCATTATGATGTGGCTGTAGAGGCCCCCCTGGTAGATAACTCTCTTGAGGAGGAGCTCTCCACCCACCTGGCTGAGGAAGGTTCTGTACCTCGGGGTGATGACGACGTAGGTGGCGCACCCCCTGGCGAGCCTCCTCATGGCCTTCCCCAGTAGGCGGTAGAGCCTGCCGATTCTTCCAGGTATTCTGAAGCCGTACGGGGGGTTGAATATGTATTTGTCGCAGATGGGCCTCGCGGCTCTATATACCTTGGTGGAGTCGAACCAGATGTGGTCCACCTGGGGGAGGTGGGCTGTGTTGACCAGGGCTCCTTTGACATGTCTAAGGGAGATGTCTATACATAGGTAGCGTGCGTGTGGGTAGAGCTCAGCGGCCTCTGCCACCACAGTCCCGCCTCCGCAGGTCAAGTCGCAGATGGTCTCGCCGGGTTGCGGCTTGGCTAGCCTCGCCATGGCGTTTGCAATTATGGGGTTTAGGCTCGCGTAGTGCTGATACACGCGCCAGGGCCTGTCCTTTAGACTCCTCTTGGCCACCGTCACCCAGACGGAGACGTAGTGCTCCACCACGTCGACGTTTATCTCGACGTCGGGGTCCACCAGGCTTATGGTGAAGCCTCTGTCCTTGAGCCACCTGCCGACCTCCCGCTCCACGTCCCGCGAGGTGAAGCCGTGCTCCCCCACCCGCTCGCACCTCACCCCCGCCGTGGTGTTCGCCGTTAGGTATCTAAGCGCCTTGTGGAGCTGACCGACGGCGAGCTCCACCACCTCCCCCAAAGTGTCGGCACGGCCGTCCCCCAGGAAGACGCCGAAGCGCTCCACAGTCCTCAGACGGAACAGCTCCGGGGGGGCCGCCTCCACCTGGGCCACCACCCTCCCCGTCATGTAGAGGCCCCTCGCCCTCTGCGCGCCGAACCTCTCTGCGAGCTCCTCAATGACGAAGTCCTCCAGCCCGGGCACCGTGGTGAGTAGGTAATCCACGTGGCGCCTCCGCCCACTTGTTTATAGGTTGTGCTTTGCTAAAAAATTTATACACATTGAAAGGTCCGGACGGTGGATAAGTACGTGGCTGACAGCTCGGTGGTGCTTGACGGGACGCTGAAGGAGGCCGTGGTGGCCGGCAAGGTGAGAGGCACCGTCTTCATCCTCTCGGAGCTGGTGGAGTACTTCTCCCAGCTGGCCAGGTCAGGTGACGGCGTCGGCGTGGTGGGTATGGAGGAGCTGAGGGATCTCTACGACGTGGTGGATAAGCTGGGCCTGGGCGACTTTGTGAAAATCGAGGTGGTTCCCGCGGGCAGGCGGCTGGAGCCGGGGGAGCTCGACGCCTACGCCAGGCGCCTAGCTAAGGAGAATGGCTACGTCTACGTCACTAGCGACGAGCTGGCGAGGGACACCGCGGTGGTGGAGGGGGTGGAGGTGCTGTATCTGGGTAGGACGCGCGACGTGCTGACTATTGAGAAGTTCTTCGGCCCCGACGTAATGTCGGTGCATTTGAAGGAGGGCCTTCCGCCGTTTGGCAAGGTGGGGAGGCCGGGCAACTGGCGTATTGTGCAACTCTCCAATGAGCCGCTTACGCGGAAGCAACTGGAGGCTGTGGTGAGGGAGCTCATATCGGAGGCGTCGCGTCTGGGGCCCCGCACGAAGATAGAGATTAGGAGGCCCCACTCCTTGATAATACAGCATAAAGAGTATAGAATTGTCATAGTCTTCCCGCCGGTCTCCGAGAGGCTTGAGATCACAGCCACGAGGCCCGTGGTGAGGAAGAGGATTGAGGACTACGGGCTTGACCCGAGGGTTTTGGAGAGGCTTGAGAAAAGCGCGGAGGGCATCCTCATCGCCGGGGCCCCCGGCGCTGGCAAGACAACCTTTGCCCAGGCACTTGCCGAGTTTTACCTAAGCAAGGGGAAGGTGGTGAAGACTGTGGAGTCGCCTAGGGATATGGTGCTCAGCCCAGCTATAACCCAGCTCTCCAAGAACCTCGCCACTTCGGAGGAGATACACGACCTGCTCCTCCTCTCGAGGCCCGACTACACCATATTTGACGAGATGAGGGACACGGCGGACTTCCAGCTCTATGTGGATTTGAGGCTCGCCGGCGTGGGGATGGTGGGGGTTGTCCACGCCACGTCGCCTATAGATGCCATCCAGCGCTTCATTAGGAGGGTGGAGCTGGGGATGATCCCCTCGATTATAGACACGGTGATTTTCATGAGGGACGGCGAGGTGCGGAAGATATACGCCTTGTCTATGGTGGTGAAGGTGCCCGCCGGCATGAGGGAGGAGGACCTGGCTAGGCCCGTGATCCTCGTTAAGGACTTCCTCACCGACGAGGTGGAGTACGAGATATATGTATTTGGCGAGGAGACCTTCGTAGTCCCGGTTAAGAGGGCTGAGGAGGGGAGGGCGCCGAGCCGCAAGATTTACTCCATGGTGGTGTCGGCGCTGAAGCGCTACGTGCCTCCCAGCGAGATTAGGCTGGAGGAGCGGGACGGCCTAATCTTGATAAAAGTCCCGGAGGAGTACCTCGGGGTGGTGCTCTCCCGCGGCGTGTCGAAGTTGGAGAAACTCAGAAGGAAGCTGTCGGTAGACTTCAGGATAGAGGCTAGGTGAGCAGGGCGGTAGCCAAGTACTACGACTCCATAGCTCACATCTACAGCGACGTCTATCTCAAGATGGAGTACTACAGACGCCTCTACCGGCGCATCGGCGAGGTGCTGGATAGATACATCAAGCCGGGCATGTCGGTACTCGACGTGGGCTCCGGCACAGGCTTCTGGAGCCTCTACATGACGCGGCTAGGGGCCCGCGTAACCTCGCTGGACATCTCTCAGATTTCTCTCAAGCAGTGCCGGTGCGTCGAGAAAGTCGCCGGAGACGCCGCGCGCCTCCCCGTGAGGAGGGGGGTCTACGACGCCGTGACCGCCCTCGGGAGCGTGTACAACCACCTAAGCGACGTGGGGGACGCCTTCCGCTCCGCGGCTTGGGCGCTGAGGAGAGGCGGCCTTTTCATAGCCGACATAGACAACGCCGTCTGTGTAGATATGCTGTACGAATACCTCCTTTTCCAAAACCCCTGGAAGCTCATTGCGGCGGCTAGAGACGGCGTTGTGAGGGGGGTCTGGGAGTCCGCCGACGGCGAAATCCCCCTCACCTACTACTCATATTTCTATGTTAAATCCGCCTTGGCTAGGGCCGGGCTTAGGCTGGTCGAGGCGAGGCCTATATACCTCGCGCCGCCCCTACCCACGCGGCTCCTCCAGAGGAAGTTCCGGCTAGGCTTTTTCGAAAAGCTAGATCTCCTAAAGCCCCTAGCCCCCCTCTCCACCACTGTGGTATACATAGCTGTTAAAGCTTGACAAGCAGGGTTTCGAAGTCCTCCGGCACATATATGTGGGGCGGGGGGACCACCCGGGAGGCCAGCTCCCTGTGCCGCCTCTTGTCGGGATACCTCGCGCTGATGTGGGTTAGGACCAGCACCGAGGCCCCCAGCGCCCTCGCCGCCTCCACAGCGTCGTCCACAGTGGAGTGGCCCTCGTCGTGGGCCTTGGCCGGGTCCACGTCGTCTGCAAACGTGGCCTCGTGGATCAATACGTCTACGTTGCCAACAGCCTCCCACATCTTGGGACACGGCGCAGTGTCGCCTGTGTAGAGGAGGCGCCTAAACCTTTTGTGGGCCGGGTCGGCCACCTCCTCGGGCGTCACCACCCTCCCCCCCACCTCAACAGGCCTCCCCCTTATCAACTCCGTCAAGGCCCGTTTGGGCAAGCCCTCCACTTTGGATAGGTCCAGCTTGTACCCCACATCCCACTCGAAGAGCCACCCGCAGGCGTCGACGGTGTGGCACACCTTGAC
The sequence above is drawn from the Pyrobaculum ferrireducens genome and encodes:
- a CDS encoding DUF3800 domain-containing protein, translating into MIVFIDESGLKDVCNCVALGAVAFASSRGATYLELGRHLVDNIKRMLRIGGELKWRAVKRRGNPEAVIALIEKAAELRYTAFHYKTPEGFLRELEELARDAALAVLDNQLLHGDLRPGFRYVERDSRRTPGIQLADVVAGYYRERLCGGRRVML
- a CDS encoding cysteine hydrolase family protein, with the protein product MLPESVKVPKIALVDKVSLPARRTAVVVVDMQNDFAHPNGRLFAPAARDIIPRIAALLERARRSGVRVVYTQDTHYRDDPVEFPIWGEHVVKGSWGWQIVDELKPGEGDVVVEKMRYDAFFGTPLDHVLRMYGVQHLVVTGTVANICVLHTVASARLRLYDVVVPIDAIAALNEFDYAAALRQMDFLYRVTLTKTEGVEFI
- a CDS encoding dolichol kinase; the protein is MSDLELAAALGAWVMFVTLVLTRLTYKPLSRLGHMRAVYFNRKIIHMLAGGVVAVLVPAFSSWVVPTLSALAIAVFLYVPHRAGRLFWWFQDPGNMYEVSFAVMWGLVVALSWGVLGDWRLGVVPALFMAVGDSATGIVRNLLFKRRTKHWVGNVAMAAVSVPIGWYYLGLPGALAGLLASAVERFEFPPVDDNVLVPLSSFLFLAVTGIFYPL
- a CDS encoding methyltransferase, whose amino-acid sequence is MDYLLTTVPGLEDFVIEELAERFGAQRARGLYMTGRVVAQVEAAPPELFRLRTVERFGVFLGDGRADTLGEVVELAVGQLHKALRYLTANTTAGVRCERVGEHGFTSRDVEREVGRWLKDRGFTISLVDPDVEINVDVVEHYVSVWVTVAKRSLKDRPWRVYQHYASLNPIIANAMARLAKPQPGETICDLTCGGGTVVAEAAELYPHARYLCIDISLRHVKGALVNTAHLPQVDHIWFDSTKVYRAARPICDKYIFNPPYGFRIPGRIGRLYRLLGKAMRRLARGCATYVVITPRYRTFLSQVGGELLLKRVIYQGGLYSHIIMGRICR
- a CDS encoding PINc/VapC family ATPase, with the protein product MDKYVADSSVVLDGTLKEAVVAGKVRGTVFILSELVEYFSQLARSGDGVGVVGMEELRDLYDVVDKLGLGDFVKIEVVPAGRRLEPGELDAYARRLAKENGYVYVTSDELARDTAVVEGVEVLYLGRTRDVLTIEKFFGPDVMSVHLKEGLPPFGKVGRPGNWRIVQLSNEPLTRKQLEAVVRELISEASRLGPRTKIEIRRPHSLIIQHKEYRIVIVFPPVSERLEITATRPVVRKRIEDYGLDPRVLERLEKSAEGILIAGAPGAGKTTFAQALAEFYLSKGKVVKTVESPRDMVLSPAITQLSKNLATSEEIHDLLLLSRPDYTIFDEMRDTADFQLYVDLRLAGVGMVGVVHATSPIDAIQRFIRRVELGMIPSIIDTVIFMRDGEVRKIYALSMVVKVPAGMREEDLARPVILVKDFLTDEVEYEIYVFGEETFVVPVKRAEEGRAPSRKIYSMVVSALKRYVPPSEIRLEERDGLILIKVPEEYLGVVLSRGVSKLEKLRRKLSVDFRIEAR
- a CDS encoding class I SAM-dependent methyltransferase, producing MSRAVAKYYDSIAHIYSDVYLKMEYYRRLYRRIGEVLDRYIKPGMSVLDVGSGTGFWSLYMTRLGARVTSLDISQISLKQCRCVEKVAGDAARLPVRRGVYDAVTALGSVYNHLSDVGDAFRSAAWALRRGGLFIADIDNAVCVDMLYEYLLFQNPWKLIAAARDGVVRGVWESADGEIPLTYYSYFYVKSALARAGLRLVEARPIYLAPPLPTRLLQRKFRLGFFEKLDLLKPLAPLSTTVVYIAVKA
- a CDS encoding MBL fold metallo-hydrolase, which translates into the protein MPLLKLVFLGTGGAVPKADRMLPAIYMEDWLGHRVLLDAGEGAQYRLLQIGVSPPSLTMVAVTHMHEDHTLGLPGLIITSRFLGGRLKVLAPRTAHGVLERLGVEVGDSHVEERFKATCVKVCHTVDACGWLFEWDVGYKLDLSKVEGLPKRALTELIRGRPVEVGGRVVTPEEVADPAHKRFRRLLYTGDTAPCPKMWEAVGNVDVLIHEATFADDVDPAKAHDEGHSTVDDAVEAARALGASVLVLTHISARYPDKRRHRELASRVVPPPHIYVPEDFETLLVKL